One stretch of Lacrimispora sphenoides DNA includes these proteins:
- the mgtA gene encoding magnesium-translocating P-type ATPase, translating to MKFMRKKIISTQIQKNRNDTEKKLRAYAFLEKKNLLSSLSASITGLSNEEALERQNEFGANVITAGNKDTTLHRLREAVINPFNVILLVIAAVNYFTDVIASSRPDYLTVSIIIFLVIVSSLIAFVQSQRSSAAAEKLSEMISNKADVWRDGKLTEIPMDEVVPGDIVKLSAGHMLPADVRFLTTKDTFLAQAALTGESAPVEKFADGDNNPGDALTDLKNIGFMGSNVVSGSATAVVLETGNNTYFGSMAQSLSGDRAKTSFERGVESVSGLLVRRMLVMIPVVFLINGIAKGDWAGALLFAISIAVGLTPEMLPMIMTSTLAKGAVSMSRHKVIVRTLGAIQTFGEMDVLCTDKTGTLTEDKVVLERYMNLKGDVDTRILRHAYLNSYYQTGLKNLIDLAIINRAEQNGLESVLSSYSRIDEIPFDFTRRRMSVVLTDQKGKLQLITKGAVEEILEISSFVEMNGSVLPMDEETRRIALATYEKYNNDGLRIIAVAQKNEVPGIGVFSVDDEQDMVLIGFIGFLDPPKESAGTAIAALYDHGVRTVVLTGDSEGVAAKVCSKVGVDASNMMTGRDVERMNDKELLHAVGICNLFAKLSPSQKERVVKAFQSAGHTVGYMGDGINDAPPLHQADVGISIDSAVDIAKETADIILLEKDLMVLEEGVIEGRRTFGNIIKYIKMAASGNFGNMISVIAASLLLPFLPMLPVQILTQNLLCDFSQMGIPFDDVDKEYLKKPHKWETKSIKSFMTFFGPLSSIFDILCYAVIWWVIGANKVELSPLFHCGWFVFGTISQVLVIHLIRTEKLPFVQSRPSMPLFLSTFIIAVLALVIGFTDLSVGLDMYRLPVQFVPWLALILIGYLAAVQMMKKVYIQRYKEWM from the coding sequence ATGAAATTCATGAGAAAGAAAATAATCAGCACTCAGATCCAGAAAAACAGAAACGACACGGAAAAAAAGCTCAGAGCATATGCGTTTCTTGAGAAAAAAAATCTCCTGTCATCCCTTTCTGCCTCAATAACAGGCCTTTCCAATGAGGAGGCCTTAGAAAGGCAGAATGAATTCGGAGCAAATGTAATCACGGCAGGAAATAAAGATACAACGCTCCACAGGCTTAGAGAGGCAGTTATTAATCCCTTTAACGTGATTTTACTTGTCATTGCGGCTGTTAATTATTTTACAGATGTCATTGCTTCCTCAAGGCCTGATTATCTTACTGTTTCCATCATCATTTTTCTGGTGATTGTCTCAAGTCTGATTGCCTTTGTCCAGAGTCAGCGATCTAGTGCCGCTGCGGAAAAGCTTTCGGAGATGATTTCCAACAAAGCAGATGTGTGGAGAGACGGAAAACTTACTGAGATCCCCATGGATGAAGTGGTCCCGGGAGACATCGTAAAGCTTTCGGCAGGTCACATGCTTCCGGCAGATGTGCGTTTCCTGACCACCAAAGACACCTTTTTGGCTCAGGCGGCTCTCACTGGTGAGTCTGCTCCTGTGGAGAAATTCGCAGATGGGGACAATAATCCCGGTGATGCTTTGACGGATTTAAAAAATATCGGCTTTATGGGCTCTAATGTGGTAAGCGGAAGCGCCACAGCAGTGGTTTTGGAGACCGGTAATAACACGTATTTCGGTTCCATGGCTCAATCTCTGTCAGGTGACAGAGCCAAGACCAGCTTTGAACGGGGGGTGGAATCTGTCAGCGGGCTTCTGGTCAGAAGGATGCTGGTCATGATCCCGGTGGTATTTTTAATTAACGGCATTGCAAAAGGAGACTGGGCCGGGGCCCTTCTTTTTGCCATCAGTATCGCAGTAGGACTAACGCCGGAAATGCTGCCCATGATTATGACCTCCACCCTGGCAAAGGGAGCGGTTTCCATGTCCAGGCATAAAGTGATCGTCCGCACTCTTGGAGCGATACAGACCTTTGGGGAGATGGATGTGCTCTGCACCGATAAGACAGGAACCCTTACCGAAGATAAGGTGGTTCTGGAAAGATACATGAATCTAAAAGGGGATGTGGATACCAGGATCCTGCGTCATGCTTACTTAAACAGCTATTATCAAACTGGCCTTAAGAACCTTATTGATCTGGCGATCATAAACCGTGCAGAGCAGAACGGACTGGAGTCTGTTTTAAGTTCTTACAGCCGCATTGATGAAATTCCTTTTGATTTTACGCGGCGCCGGATGAGCGTGGTTTTGACCGACCAAAAGGGAAAACTCCAGCTGATCACAAAGGGAGCGGTGGAAGAAATCCTGGAGATCTCATCCTTTGTGGAGATGAACGGGAGCGTTTTGCCAATGGATGAGGAAACCCGGCGCATCGCCTTGGCGACCTATGAAAAGTATAATAACGATGGTCTTCGGATCATTGCTGTTGCCCAGAAGAACGAGGTTCCTGGCATAGGGGTATTCAGCGTGGACGATGAGCAGGATATGGTTTTAATAGGCTTTATCGGCTTTCTTGACCCGCCAAAGGAGAGTGCAGGCACCGCAATTGCCGCCCTTTACGACCATGGGGTGAGAACGGTCGTCCTCACCGGAGACAGCGAGGGCGTGGCAGCAAAGGTATGCAGCAAAGTGGGCGTTGATGCCTCCAACATGATGACAGGCCGGGATGTGGAGCGGATGAATGACAAAGAGCTTTTACATGCAGTAGGCATATGTAATTTATTTGCAAAGTTATCACCCTCCCAGAAGGAACGGGTAGTAAAAGCATTCCAGAGTGCAGGCCATACGGTAGGGTATATGGGAGACGGCATTAATGATGCGCCGCCCCTGCACCAGGCCGATGTGGGGATTTCCATTGACAGCGCCGTGGATATTGCCAAGGAAACCGCCGATATCATTCTTCTGGAAAAGGATCTGATGGTCTTGGAGGAAGGCGTCATAGAAGGACGCCGCACGTTTGGAAATATCATCAAATACATTAAGATGGCGGCAAGCGGCAATTTCGGAAACATGATATCCGTTATCGCTGCCAGTCTGCTCCTGCCGTTTCTTCCTATGCTGCCGGTGCAGATATTGACTCAGAACCTGCTGTGCGATTTTTCCCAGATGGGCATACCCTTTGATGATGTGGATAAGGAATATCTAAAAAAGCCCCATAAATGGGAAACTAAGTCCATCAAATCCTTTATGACCTTTTTTGGTCCTCTTAGCTCAATTTTTGATATCTTGTGCTATGCCGTTATATGGTGGGTTATTGGCGCCAATAAAGTGGAGCTTTCCCCGCTCTTTCATTGCGGCTGGTTTGTATTCGGAACCATATCACAGGTACTGGTCATCCACCTGATCCGTACTGAGAAACTGCCCTTTGTGCAAAGCAGGCCTTCCATGCCCCTGTTCCTTTCAACATTTATTATTGCGGTCCTTGCACTGGTCATTGGATTTACAGATCTTTCCGTAGGCCTTGATATGTACCGCCTGCCGGTACAGTTTGTTCCATGGCTTGCTTTGATTCTGATCGGCTATCTTGCAGCCGTGCAGATGATGAAAAAGGTATATATTCAACGATATAAGGAATGGATGTAA
- a CDS encoding metal-dependent transcriptional regulator — translation MRIQESAENYLETILMLKKRNGYVRSIDIAEELDFSKPSVSVAMKNLRENGYIGIDENGHITLQEKGLEIAEKIYERHTLLSEWLIALGVTPKTALEDACRVEHVISAESFAAIKAHVNGEGEV, via the coding sequence ATGAGGATACAGGAATCTGCAGAAAATTATCTGGAAACGATCCTGATGCTTAAGAAGCGCAACGGCTATGTGCGCTCCATAGACATTGCCGAAGAACTGGACTTTTCCAAACCAAGCGTCAGCGTGGCAATGAAAAATCTCCGGGAAAACGGGTACATCGGGATAGACGAAAACGGTCACATCACATTGCAGGAAAAAGGTCTTGAAATCGCAGAAAAGATATACGAACGCCACACCTTGCTTTCGGAGTGGCTGATTGCCCTTGGGGTGACTCCTAAGACCGCACTGGAGGATGCCTGCCGGGTCGAGCACGTAATAAGCGCGGAAAGCTTTGCAGCCATTAAAGCTCACGTGAATGGTGAAGGAGAAGTATAA
- a CDS encoding V4R domain-containing protein, with the protein MFNVFHIGEEKDFSWSMIGNIAEGRRNLGEGMPVMMYRLFQYSLRSELSRRFSEDMAKELFRKAGELSGREFALHMLDLTLPLNDFLASLQNSLEVHKIGILRIEKFDPHTGDVVLTVGEDLDCSGLPVTGDQVCNYDEGFLSGVLKEYTGKDYLVKEVDCWASGARVCRFEANVDQQAKV; encoded by the coding sequence ATGTTCAATGTTTTTCATATAGGAGAAGAGAAGGATTTTTCCTGGAGTATGATAGGGAATATAGCAGAAGGGAGAAGGAATCTGGGGGAAGGGATGCCAGTCATGATGTACCGGCTGTTCCAGTATTCCTTAAGAAGCGAATTATCACGGAGATTCAGTGAAGATATGGCAAAAGAGCTTTTCCGAAAGGCAGGAGAGCTTTCCGGAAGAGAATTTGCTTTACATATGCTTGATTTAACTCTTCCTCTCAATGACTTTCTGGCGTCCCTGCAAAACAGCCTGGAGGTACATAAGATAGGCATTCTACGAATTGAAAAGTTTGATCCCCACACTGGAGATGTGGTCCTGACTGTTGGGGAAGACCTGGATTGTTCCGGACTCCCTGTAACGGGAGATCAAGTGTGTAATTATGACGAAGGATTTCTTTCCGGCGTTTTAAAGGAATACACGGGAAAGGATTATCTTGTAAAAGAGGTTGATTGCTGGGCCAGCGGAGCACGTGTATGCAGATTTGAGGCTAATGTCGATCAACAGGCGAAGGTGTAG
- a CDS encoding sensor domain-containing diguanylate cyclase: MTEKDASVLLEQIRNIILNKPVFGELEEKAQVYSDLEQAVFYLSHCLMESNELLKNLAEGNLNVPLPDRHNFQAGELKQLHAALKHLEWQTEQVIKGDYKQRVNFMGDFSQAFNEMVVQLEIRENELKEQADKIKRFNRLLIFIMDSLKEWVVVIEEENGTVLYTNDSARKRFYDPGTRQFACGGEDCPLMARLKSHTGLEQELRYEFKCSRNKTFQVRSYSLLWEEKKAVVHLMTDVTYQRENEAFLEVMAYKDELTGLDNRRSGLRTIDSCIQKGIPFSLCMIDMDGLKNINDLYGHLYGDEYIKSVSQVLKDSARDIDITCRFGGDEFIMLFRGCDEQTAEERMDLIDKKLSELAEVYPMSISYGVVYVEEGAELSPEAALNIADERMYRFKRQRKKKNNGLGSKGI, from the coding sequence ATGACAGAAAAAGATGCGTCTGTACTTTTGGAGCAGATTCGCAATATCATTTTAAATAAGCCGGTTTTCGGGGAGCTGGAGGAGAAGGCACAGGTATATTCAGATCTGGAGCAGGCAGTTTTCTATCTTTCTCACTGTCTTATGGAATCCAATGAGCTTCTTAAGAACCTGGCGGAAGGGAACTTAAATGTTCCTCTGCCTGATCGCCACAATTTTCAGGCAGGTGAATTAAAACAGCTTCATGCTGCTTTAAAGCATCTGGAGTGGCAGACCGAACAGGTGATCAAGGGAGATTATAAGCAGCGGGTGAATTTCATGGGGGATTTTTCCCAGGCATTTAATGAAATGGTAGTCCAGCTGGAAATAAGGGAAAATGAGTTGAAAGAGCAGGCAGATAAGATCAAAAGGTTTAATAGGCTGCTGATATTCATTATGGACAGTCTGAAGGAATGGGTTGTTGTTATAGAAGAAGAGAACGGGACGGTATTATATACCAATGATTCAGCCAGAAAGAGGTTTTATGACCCCGGAACAAGGCAATTTGCCTGCGGGGGAGAAGATTGTCCCTTAATGGCCCGCTTAAAGTCCCATACCGGCCTGGAACAGGAATTGCGGTATGAATTCAAATGCTCCCGCAATAAGACCTTCCAGGTAAGGTCCTATTCTTTGTTATGGGAGGAGAAAAAAGCGGTGGTCCATCTCATGACGGATGTTACATATCAGAGGGAAAATGAAGCCTTCTTAGAGGTCATGGCCTATAAGGATGAACTGACCGGGCTGGATAACCGGCGCAGCGGCCTGCGTACCATTGACTCTTGTATTCAAAAGGGCATTCCTTTTTCCCTTTGCATGATTGATATGGACGGGCTTAAAAATATCAATGACCTGTACGGGCATTTATATGGAGATGAATATATAAAGTCTGTTTCGCAAGTGCTGAAGGACTCTGCCCGGGATATAGACATTACATGCCGGTTCGGAGGCGATGAGTTTATCATGCTGTTTAGGGGGTGCGATGAACAGACGGCAGAGGAGAGGATGGACCTGATCGATAAGAAGCTGTCTGAACTTGCGGAGGTTTATCCGATGTCCATCAGCTATGGAGTGGTTTATGTTGAAGAGGGGGCGGAACTGTCTCCGGAAGCCGCTTTAAATATAGCAGATGAAAGAATGTACCGCTTTAAAAGGCAGCGAAAGAAGAAAAATAACGGGTTAGGCAGCAAAGGAATTTAG
- a CDS encoding DNA adenine methylase: MRFIGSKTLLLDQIKHVIDEKAPGAESFCDIFSGTAAVARYFKQWYQVCSNDLLYFSYVLQRATVENDSVPEFTRLQEETGIMDPVDYFNGREKKDLEELPKERRFFQNTYAPTGGRMYLNDENALRIDFARCTVEDWKAAGLLSEDEYYYLVACIVEGIPFVSNTSGTYGAFHKAWERRSYKRYELYQLGVTHNGKQNRSFNENGVDLLTRLKGDILYIDPPYNARQYLSNYHVLETAARYDYPMVRGVTGQRPDEGQKSEFCMKNKVVPAFEELLKNAQFKHIILSYSTDGLMTVDEIEKAMKKYGKPETFQIYEIPYRRYKSRKVKETERLRELLFYMEKQVPPCT; the protein is encoded by the coding sequence ATGAGATTTATTGGAAGCAAGACATTGCTGCTGGACCAGATTAAGCATGTGATTGATGAAAAGGCGCCGGGAGCGGAGAGCTTTTGTGATATATTTTCTGGAACCGCAGCGGTTGCCAGATATTTTAAACAGTGGTACCAGGTCTGTTCCAATGACCTGCTGTACTTTTCCTATGTGCTGCAAAGGGCTACCGTTGAGAATGACAGTGTGCCGGAATTTACCCGTTTGCAGGAAGAAACCGGGATCATGGATCCGGTAGATTATTTTAACGGCAGGGAAAAAAAGGATTTAGAAGAGCTGCCAAAGGAGCGCCGGTTTTTTCAAAATACCTATGCTCCCACAGGCGGCCGCATGTATTTAAATGACGAGAATGCTCTGCGCATTGACTTTGCCAGATGCACCGTGGAAGACTGGAAGGCTGCCGGACTGCTTAGTGAGGACGAGTATTATTATCTGGTCGCCTGCATTGTGGAGGGGATCCCTTTTGTTTCCAATACCTCAGGAACCTATGGTGCATTCCATAAAGCCTGGGAGAGGCGAAGCTACAAGCGGTATGAGCTGTATCAGCTGGGTGTGACACACAATGGAAAGCAGAACCGCTCTTTTAATGAAAACGGAGTGGATCTTTTAACACGCCTTAAGGGGGACATCCTCTATATTGATCCTCCCTATAATGCGCGCCAGTATCTTTCCAATTACCATGTCCTTGAGACAGCTGCCAGATATGATTATCCTATGGTTCGGGGAGTCACCGGGCAGCGGCCTGACGAAGGGCAGAAATCGGAGTTCTGTATGAAGAATAAGGTGGTTCCGGCGTTTGAGGAATTGCTTAAGAATGCGCAGTTTAAGCATATTATCTTAAGCTACAGCACGGACGGGCTTATGACGGTAGATGAAATTGAGAAGGCCATGAAAAAGTACGGGAAGCCGGAAACCTTCCAGATCTATGAGATCCCATACCGGAGATATAAGAGCCGGAAGGTGAAGGAAACAGAACGGTTACGGGAGCTTTTGTTCTATATGGAAAAGCAGGTGCCGCCATGTACATAA
- a CDS encoding DNA adenine methylase: protein MYIKSPLNYTGGKFKILEPIFEAFPKNIRTFVDVFAGGFNVGINVDARQIVCNDQIMYLIELYQMFRSTDIKEILERIQGLISKYELTQQNREGYYALRSDYNKTKDLTELFVLACYAFNHQIRFNNSHEFNSPFGRNRSSFNGNIEKNLTEFCQALHEKNIEFSNLDFMELDYTGLGPEDLVYCDPPYLISTGNYNDGNRGFKDWKEREEQALLELLDRLHKQGTRFALSNVLYHKGLSNDLLIEWSKGYQVHYIDHTYSNCSYQFKERDAVTVEVLITNY from the coding sequence ATGTACATAAAAAGTCCTCTAAACTATACTGGGGGGAAATTTAAGATCCTGGAACCCATTTTCGAGGCGTTTCCAAAGAATATCCGCACATTTGTGGATGTCTTTGCCGGGGGCTTCAACGTAGGGATCAACGTGGATGCCAGGCAGATCGTCTGCAATGACCAGATCATGTATCTCATCGAACTGTACCAGATGTTCCGTTCCACTGACATTAAGGAAATTCTGGAGAGGATTCAGGGCCTGATCTCAAAATATGAACTGACACAGCAGAACAGGGAAGGATATTATGCTCTTCGGTCAGACTATAACAAAACGAAGGATTTAACGGAGCTGTTTGTCCTGGCCTGCTATGCGTTTAACCATCAGATTCGCTTTAATAACAGTCATGAATTCAATTCACCTTTTGGAAGGAACAGAAGCTCCTTTAATGGTAACATTGAAAAGAATTTAACGGAGTTCTGCCAGGCTCTTCACGAGAAAAACATTGAGTTTTCAAACCTGGACTTTATGGAACTGGATTATACTGGCCTGGGGCCGGAAGACCTGGTTTACTGCGATCCGCCTTATCTGATCTCAACGGGGAATTATAACGATGGGAACCGGGGATTCAAGGACTGGAAGGAACGGGAGGAGCAGGCGCTTTTAGAGCTTTTGGACCGTCTTCATAAACAAGGTACCCGGTTTGCCCTGTCCAATGTTCTTTATCATAAGGGATTGTCCAATGACCTTCTCATTGAGTGGAGCAAGGGGTATCAGGTTCATTATATTGATCATACCTATTCCAACTGCAGCTATCAGTTTAAAGAGCGGGATGCGGTTACGGTAGAAGTGCTGATCACCAATTATTAA
- a CDS encoding cation-translocating P-type ATPase, protein MEQINATASGMPLENFSEGGLNSMQVKAKLDQFGENTFKKEKINGFIIFCRQFINPLSFILMFAAGLSVIMGEHSDAAVIMVIVSLNSFLSFIQEYRSSKAIERLSQLIKRNVLVIRNHEQIVIDASQLVPGDIVILRGGDVVPADLIIIDSYNLSVDESQLTGESIPVSKGNNSIDANDSLLFTGSVIERGHCKCVVFATGNQSELGKIAQLSNDTKKVTPYQKSLAEFSVTLLRMIGATIVLMLAIKAVTIHNVNDFGEVLIFAVALAMTVVPEALPMITTINLSYGALQLAKQKVIVKRLAVIEGLGRINLLCSDKTGTLTNDCLTVSNVLSEDETLFQTLAYVSIEDLQVENKKYMSSFDRAFLQYVPEEIMAQAGCWIQLNSIPFNPAERRRRVVVQNPEDNKSYLVVIGAPETLIELSNHNKNLRYKQLAAESGKKGMRQLAIAYKEIDYNPDYDILTDEMDLIFLGFAELLDPLRLTAKSTIDKARQLGVDVKILTGDSIEIAEYVSRELGLSKDGDKIYTGDDLERMSDVQYETALRECAVFARVTPEQKYNIINHLKKHHVVGYQGDGINDAPSLKLADVAIAVHNATDVAKDSADIVLLEDDLGVILDGIQYGRSIFVNINKYIKHAMIGNLGNFFSMIFFYVFFAADIPMLAIQLLIGNIIQDMPLMTVFSDLVDPEEVRSPQAASQIRSIINTSLGLGAFTAVYYLFFFLFTGTESTPLTQTTLFLFYNFTQLLVIISVRSKDHFFWQGAKPSRLLLGTIALFIAVSIALVYIPFTAGLMGFVPLPLTDFAVLTGITIAFICLLDFVKVMLSKLKSNALAHKAIAS, encoded by the coding sequence ATGGAGCAAATCAATGCCACTGCATCTGGAATGCCACTTGAAAACTTTTCTGAAGGTGGCCTGAATTCCATGCAGGTCAAGGCAAAATTAGATCAATTCGGTGAAAATACCTTTAAAAAAGAAAAAATAAATGGCTTTATTATTTTTTGCAGGCAGTTTATCAATCCATTAAGTTTTATACTAATGTTTGCGGCCGGACTTTCGGTTATTATGGGGGAGCACTCGGATGCTGCTGTTATTATGGTTATTGTTTCTTTAAACTCGTTTTTAAGCTTTATTCAGGAATATCGTTCAAGCAAAGCGATTGAAAGACTTTCACAGTTAATTAAACGCAACGTATTAGTCATCAGGAATCATGAGCAGATCGTAATAGATGCCAGCCAGCTTGTACCGGGAGACATTGTAATATTGCGGGGAGGCGATGTGGTTCCGGCAGATTTAATAATCATTGATTCTTACAACCTTTCAGTGGATGAATCTCAGCTGACAGGTGAATCGATTCCTGTAAGTAAGGGGAATAATTCCATTGATGCAAATGACAGTCTGCTGTTCACCGGCAGTGTTATTGAAAGAGGCCACTGTAAGTGCGTAGTTTTTGCCACAGGCAATCAAAGCGAACTGGGTAAAATCGCACAGTTATCCAATGATACAAAGAAAGTAACACCGTATCAAAAATCCCTTGCGGAATTCAGTGTTACTTTGCTGCGTATGATTGGCGCTACAATTGTTCTTATGCTGGCAATCAAAGCTGTTACGATTCACAATGTCAATGATTTTGGGGAAGTATTAATTTTCGCTGTTGCTTTGGCAATGACCGTCGTGCCGGAAGCTCTGCCGATGATCACCACAATCAACCTTTCCTATGGGGCATTGCAATTGGCGAAACAAAAAGTAATCGTCAAAAGGCTGGCAGTTATTGAAGGGTTAGGCAGGATAAATCTTCTTTGTTCAGATAAGACCGGTACACTGACCAATGACTGCCTTACTGTTTCCAATGTCTTATCAGAAGATGAAACGCTATTTCAAACATTAGCCTATGTCTCTATTGAAGACTTACAAGTAGAAAACAAAAAATATATGAGTTCCTTTGACCGGGCGTTCTTACAATATGTACCGGAAGAAATCATGGCACAGGCAGGGTGCTGGATTCAGCTTAATAGCATTCCCTTTAACCCTGCAGAGAGAAGAAGAAGAGTCGTTGTCCAGAATCCAGAGGATAACAAATCATATTTAGTGGTTATCGGCGCACCTGAAACTCTTATTGAACTTTCAAATCATAATAAAAATTTACGTTACAAACAGCTAGCGGCAGAATCCGGAAAAAAAGGTATGCGCCAATTGGCTATTGCTTACAAAGAGATCGATTATAATCCGGATTATGACATTCTTACGGACGAAATGGATTTAATCTTTTTAGGCTTCGCGGAATTGCTCGATCCTCTTCGTTTAACAGCCAAATCCACAATAGACAAAGCAAGGCAACTAGGAGTAGATGTTAAAATCTTAACAGGCGACAGTATTGAAATAGCGGAATATGTAAGCAGAGAACTGGGGCTTTCAAAAGATGGCGATAAAATCTACACAGGAGATGATCTTGAACGAATGTCGGATGTACAATATGAAACAGCATTAAGGGAATGCGCTGTTTTTGCAAGAGTTACGCCGGAGCAAAAATACAATATTATCAATCACCTTAAGAAACACCATGTCGTAGGATATCAGGGAGATGGTATTAACGACGCACCCTCCCTTAAACTGGCAGATGTAGCTATTGCTGTCCATAACGCGACCGACGTAGCAAAGGACAGCGCGGACATTGTTCTGCTTGAAGATGATTTAGGGGTCATTTTAGATGGGATTCAATATGGCCGGAGCATATTTGTAAATATCAATAAATATATTAAGCATGCTATGATCGGAAATTTAGGCAACTTCTTTTCCATGATATTCTTTTATGTGTTTTTTGCTGCGGATATACCGATGCTGGCAATACAGCTTTTAATTGGAAATATTATTCAGGATATGCCTTTAATGACAGTGTTTTCTGATCTTGTTGATCCGGAAGAAGTACGCAGCCCCCAGGCTGCAAGTCAGATTAGATCAATAATAAATACTTCTTTGGGTCTGGGTGCTTTTACAGCTGTTTATTATTTATTTTTCTTCCTGTTTACCGGTACAGAATCAACACCTTTGACACAAACTACACTATTTTTATTTTATAACTTCACGCAGCTTCTGGTTATTATTTCCGTGAGAAGCAAAGATCACTTTTTTTGGCAGGGAGCAAAGCCATCCCGCTTGCTGCTTGGCACTATTGCGCTGTTCATAGCTGTTTCCATAGCCCTCGTATATATTCCTTTTACTGCCGGATTAATGGGGTTTGTACCTTTGCCGTTAACAGACTTTGCAGTCCTTACAGGGATTACCATCGCCTTTATCTGCCTGCTTGATTTTGTAAAGGTGATGCTTAGTAAATTGAAAAGCAATGCTCTTGCCCATAAGGCAATTGCTTCATAA
- a CDS encoding YkvA family protein — protein sequence MCIKEYLDLNGVPDEGTSQLGAIVNAAAAKQSLSLRKLSALSGISASSISRIISGKQAANMHHLQQFSKYLDVPIEQLLRAVGVKVGSNISPNSEFIIKIIQDILQSYSIELDDVIVDMQKELKKYEQYAKTEAGKELIHSGFNSKIKELNGEGIIIEQLKRLYELFCSADIDPCIHPIIGSALLYLILTPDVIPDYVFPIGYLDDAIAVSLTVSRLLNEFHITL from the coding sequence ATATGTATCAAAGAATATCTGGATTTAAATGGAGTACCAGACGAAGGCACATCACAATTAGGAGCCATCGTAAATGCAGCAGCTGCAAAACAGTCCCTCTCTTTACGGAAATTAAGTGCACTAAGCGGAATTTCTGCGTCGAGTATATCAAGAATAATAAGCGGAAAACAAGCTGCAAACATGCATCACCTGCAGCAATTTTCCAAGTATTTAGATGTGCCTATTGAACAGTTATTACGGGCTGTGGGCGTTAAAGTAGGCAGTAATATTTCTCCAAATTCAGAATTTATCATTAAAATCATTCAGGATATTCTTCAATCATATAGCATTGAATTGGATGATGTTATTGTTGATATGCAAAAAGAATTAAAGAAATATGAGCAGTACGCAAAGACAGAAGCCGGAAAAGAGTTGATACATTCTGGCTTTAATTCTAAGATTAAGGAGTTGAATGGAGAGGGTATTATTATTGAACAATTAAAAAGGCTTTATGAATTGTTTTGCTCCGCTGATATTGATCCCTGTATTCACCCAATTATTGGCAGTGCATTATTATACTTAATCCTTACTCCTGATGTGATCCCTGATTATGTTTTTCCGATTGGTTATTTAGATGATGCAATCGCGGTTTCCCTGACTGTAAGCCGCCTTTTAAATGAGTTCCATATAACCTTATAA